One genomic segment of Paenibacillus sp. FSL H8-0332 includes these proteins:
- a CDS encoding ACP S-malonyltransferase — translation MNHQADLALLFPGSGSQYKGMMRSLYESSRMVQDTLLEADDILGFELSRLMMEGSTVKLNRIGHMLPAICAASVAHYRLYREQGGPLPAYMAGHSLGEYSALICSGVLSFRDGLTLVRFRARLAEAVMESTGGAMSIMKSVNPAQVALLCLSLQAEGRAVSIACQNSRSQIAVSGQDAALVELEQRVTEASDDAQISHLIGSAPYHCALMQPSAAEMTEELLKYTWSLPAGQLLSNVTGRPYTSIQEMQGLLAQQLYKPVLWQNSILYLLENGVQTFIEMGPQNILKTLMPEISAQTRVYAHDEKVDRMTIRDHFAAASATPVTRPKAETSPPAADLRLKAISMCLTHAMTTRNNNQADVPVMPSLELYAQVKQMKQELDQGGLTLGEEQVALAISMLQAVFEDKRTPDSERELRWLQIKEKTGVERQAESTPTTRRGPE, via the coding sequence ATGAACCATCAAGCAGACCTGGCTTTGTTATTCCCTGGATCAGGGTCCCAATATAAAGGAATGATGAGGAGTCTCTATGAATCCTCGCGCATGGTGCAGGACACCTTGCTTGAGGCAGATGACATTCTCGGTTTTGAATTATCCCGGCTGATGATGGAGGGCAGCACGGTCAAGCTGAACCGGATCGGGCATATGCTGCCGGCCATCTGTGCGGCGAGTGTTGCCCATTACCGCCTATACCGGGAGCAAGGCGGACCGCTTCCAGCCTATATGGCGGGACACAGTCTGGGCGAATATTCCGCACTAATCTGCAGCGGTGTCTTGTCCTTCAGGGACGGGCTGACTCTGGTCCGCTTCCGTGCCCGACTGGCGGAAGCGGTTATGGAATCCACGGGCGGTGCCATGAGCATTATGAAATCGGTTAATCCAGCACAAGTCGCATTGCTGTGCCTGAGCCTGCAAGCCGAGGGACGGGCGGTCAGCATTGCCTGTCAGAACTCCCGCAGCCAGATCGCGGTTTCCGGTCAGGACGCTGCACTGGTCGAGCTGGAGCAGCGGGTAACAGAAGCGTCAGATGATGCACAGATCAGCCATTTGATCGGAAGCGCCCCTTATCATTGTGCTCTAATGCAGCCGAGCGCGGCGGAAATGACGGAGGAACTGCTCAAGTATACCTGGAGCCTACCGGCAGGTCAGCTTCTGTCCAATGTAACCGGACGGCCCTATACATCGATTCAGGAGATGCAGGGGCTGCTGGCGCAGCAGCTATATAAACCGGTGTTATGGCAGAACTCCATCCTGTATCTGCTGGAGAACGGGGTCCAGACTTTCATTGAAATGGGTCCGCAGAACATCCTCAAAACACTGATGCCCGAAATTTCTGCACAGACCCGTGTATATGCCCATGATGAGAAGGTAGACCGGATGACCATCCGAGATCACTTCGCCGCTGCTTCCGCCACTCCTGTGACAAGGCCCAAGGCTGAGACAAGCCCGCCCGCCGCAGATTTGCGGCTTAAAGCAATAAGCATGTGTCTGACACATGCCATGACCACCCGCAATAACAACCAGGCTGATGTTCCGGTTATGCCGTCCTTGGAGCTGTATGCGCAAGTCAAGCAGATGAAGCAAGAGCTTGATCAAGGGGGACTAACACTTGGGGAAGAGCAGGTTGCCCTGGCAATATCCATGCTGCAGG
- a CDS encoding acyl-CoA dehydrogenase family protein, with protein sequence MNTPLKATSVPTALGIRQFVDTHILPQAAQMDQEQEIPRALFTEMAAEGLTGLAVPVKYGGTAVDYATLGAIHEELGRGYASVQNACTVFGMVCKPLARFGSEAQKHKWLPAIAAGEVIPAIAITEPMVGSDIAKLETEAVQEDGQIILNGRKKYITLGQIADVFLVFARLNGRGVAVLVERGTPGLQIDPMRGLMGLRANMIAELTFEHCSVPVENLVGKIGFGFTHVANYALDEGRYTTACGSVGLAQACLEQSIQYAGERFQFGEPLRKHPLVQKMLSEMITGSKAARELCAAAGRLREQGDPAAITETLVAKYHASKTAVHAADHALQIHGASGCMSGNPVERFYRDAKIMEIIEGTSQMHELQIARNFRL encoded by the coding sequence ATGAATACGCCACTAAAAGCGACCTCCGTCCCTACTGCCCTGGGCATCCGCCAGTTTGTTGACACGCATATCCTGCCGCAGGCCGCCCAGATGGATCAGGAGCAGGAGATTCCGCGCGCATTGTTCACTGAGATGGCAGCCGAAGGACTTACAGGCCTTGCGGTTCCAGTCAAATATGGGGGAACTGCCGTCGATTATGCCACACTTGGAGCCATTCATGAGGAGCTGGGGCGCGGATATGCTTCTGTGCAGAATGCCTGTACTGTGTTCGGCATGGTCTGCAAACCGCTGGCGCGGTTTGGGTCGGAAGCCCAGAAGCACAAATGGCTGCCCGCCATCGCGGCTGGCGAGGTCATCCCGGCGATTGCAATCACCGAACCGATGGTGGGCAGCGATATTGCCAAGCTGGAGACGGAGGCGGTGCAGGAAGATGGACAAATCATCCTGAATGGCCGCAAGAAGTACATCACGCTCGGGCAAATCGCTGATGTGTTCCTGGTGTTCGCCCGATTGAACGGGCGCGGGGTCGCTGTACTGGTGGAACGGGGAACTCCCGGTTTGCAGATCGATCCCATGCGGGGGCTGATGGGGCTGAGGGCCAATATGATCGCTGAGCTGACCTTCGAGCATTGCAGTGTGCCTGTGGAGAATTTGGTTGGCAAAATCGGCTTCGGGTTCACCCATGTGGCGAACTATGCGCTGGACGAAGGCCGTTACACCACCGCCTGCGGCAGCGTCGGGTTGGCACAAGCCTGCCTGGAGCAAAGCATCCAGTATGCCGGTGAGCGGTTCCAGTTCGGTGAACCTTTGCGCAAGCATCCGCTTGTGCAGAAGATGCTCAGCGAAATGATTACCGGGTCCAAAGCCGCCCGTGAGCTGTGTGCCGCCGCCGGGAGACTGCGGGAGCAAGGTGATCCTGCGGCCATCACAGAGACCTTGGTTGCCAAATACCATGCTTCCAAAACGGCTGTCCATGCAGCAGATCATGCCCTGCAAATACATGGGGCTTCAGGCTGTATGAGCGGCAATCCGGTAGAACGGTTCTACCGCGATGCCAAGATTATGGAGATTATTGAGGGAACTTCACAGATGCATGAGCTGCAAATCGCACGCAACTTCCGTTTGTGA
- a CDS encoding acyl carrier protein codes for MNHEEIKAQVTTFLTRSLRTKELKEDDNILELGLVHSLFMIQLIMFIEKTFHLELEEEDLDMDNIKTVRDLVVLIERHQPTGAEI; via the coding sequence ATGAATCATGAAGAAATCAAAGCACAGGTGACCACATTTCTTACCCGCTCACTGCGTACCAAGGAGCTTAAGGAGGACGATAACATCCTGGAGCTGGGCCTTGTGCATTCCCTGTTCATGATCCAGTTGATTATGTTCATCGAGAAGACCTTTCATCTGGAGCTGGAAGAAGAGGATTTGGATATGGACAATATCAAGACGGTCCGCGATCTGGTAGTTCTGATCGAACGCCATCAACCTACGGGAGCTGAAATCTAA